The Micromonospora sp. WMMD961 genome has a segment encoding these proteins:
- a CDS encoding SDR family oxidoreductase, with translation MPQRYENYPRIAVVTGADSGIGKACAVALAGAGFDIGITWYGDPDGAERTATEVRAAGRRCEVAEVDLRRLPEAAAVVDDVADRLGGIGVLVNNAGIGASAPFVDTGWEQWREVLAVDLDAPFLCAQRAARRMRAAGTGGRIIAITSVHEHAPRVGSAAYCAAKGGLGLLTRVMAQELAADGITVNAVAPGEIATPMTGQEDVDPFTRERPGVPVGRPGDAREVAAVVAFLASPAASYVTGASWPVDGGMLLMGPQANSLTSNDWRSV, from the coding sequence ATGCCCCAGCGATACGAGAACTATCCGAGAATCGCCGTGGTCACCGGCGCGGACTCCGGCATCGGCAAGGCCTGCGCCGTCGCCCTGGCCGGGGCGGGCTTCGACATCGGCATCACCTGGTACGGCGACCCCGACGGTGCCGAGCGGACCGCGACCGAGGTCCGCGCCGCCGGTCGTCGCTGCGAGGTCGCCGAGGTGGACCTGCGTCGGTTGCCGGAGGCAGCGGCGGTGGTGGACGACGTGGCCGATCGGCTGGGCGGCATCGGGGTGCTGGTCAACAACGCCGGCATCGGCGCGTCCGCGCCGTTCGTCGACACCGGGTGGGAGCAGTGGCGCGAGGTGCTCGCCGTCGACCTCGACGCACCGTTCCTGTGCGCGCAGCGGGCCGCCCGGCGGATGCGGGCCGCCGGCACCGGCGGGCGGATCATCGCCATCACCAGCGTGCACGAACACGCGCCCCGGGTGGGCTCTGCCGCCTACTGCGCCGCCAAGGGCGGGCTCGGTCTGCTGACCCGCGTGATGGCACAGGAGTTGGCCGCCGACGGGATCACCGTCAACGCGGTCGCCCCGGGCGAGATCGCCACGCCGATGACGGGCCAGGAGGACGTCGACCCGTTCACCCGGGAACGTCCTGGCGTACCTGTGGGGCGGCCGGGCGACGCCCGGGAGGTCGCCGCCGTGGTGGCGTTTCTCGCCTCTCCAGCGGCCAGCTATGTCACCGGGGCGTCCTGGCCGGTGGACGGCGGCATGCTGCTGATGGGCCCGCAGGCGAACAGCCTGACCTCGAACGACTGGCGTTCGGTCTGA
- a CDS encoding MBL fold metallo-hydrolase: MRITKFTHACVRVEHDGAVLVIDPGTWSEPRALHGADAVLVTHEHTDHIDVLRLAGLGVPVYAPEGARLPDLAPLPVTPVRAGHRFTAAGIEVSAHGGRHAPIHEGQPDCPNLGYLVGDGLYHPGDSLHVPDEPVHTLLVPAQGSWLRLDEAIRFARAVAAAVAHPIHDAQLNERGLASVDSWFSETIPGYRHLAPGDTA, encoded by the coding sequence ATGCGGATCACGAAATTCACGCATGCCTGCGTCCGGGTCGAGCACGACGGCGCGGTGTTGGTCATCGACCCGGGGACCTGGAGCGAGCCGCGCGCCCTGCACGGCGCGGACGCCGTCCTGGTCACCCACGAGCACACCGACCACATCGACGTGCTGCGCCTCGCCGGCCTCGGCGTCCCGGTGTACGCCCCCGAGGGCGCTCGACTGCCGGACCTCGCGCCGCTGCCGGTGACCCCGGTCCGCGCGGGACACCGTTTCACGGCGGCCGGCATCGAGGTCAGTGCCCACGGCGGCCGGCACGCCCCGATCCACGAGGGACAGCCGGACTGCCCCAACCTGGGCTACCTGGTCGGTGACGGGCTCTACCACCCCGGCGACTCGCTGCACGTGCCGGACGAGCCGGTCCACACCCTGCTCGTCCCGGCCCAGGGGTCCTGGCTGCGCCTCGACGAGGCGATCCGATTCGCTCGCGCCGTGGCAGCCGCCGTGGCGCACCCGATCCACGACGCGCAGCTCAACGAGCGTGGCCTGGCCAGCGTCGACAGCTGGTTCTCCGAGACGATCCCCGGTTACCGCCACCTCGCCCCCGGCGACACCGCCTGA